In Mytilus edulis chromosome 7, xbMytEdul2.2, whole genome shotgun sequence, a single genomic region encodes these proteins:
- the LOC139483390 gene encoding toll-like receptor 4 yields MSTILKTSHIWYLNKTSLVRFEAAGNRIQRIESGALEYFPDSFESGNFRDNVFSIGEYLFDLMSICITFLDVSESFSSHNVFTSYTEECIDPEDTVTVKSENNLIDKVSFYVKTKSKDSDFIIPVPNKLKTFLISSSTLKYEISKISFTENELNSLSFSNNVLYTWTGPVTNVKNLTFLDLSSNYCSNVSKSFFSKDFINLKYLQLQNNLLGQVMLTDSDGEIFQNLHNVSTVNLSNNKITNIPILFFKKQHNLENLDLSENMIDEINFKISHMKKLMVLNLRNNRISKLSKFTMDALDSVATTNTNLTIDLGGNNLVCNCDSMSFIHWMIDTPTRLYRRKKYKCKLSNDTTIFLRNPKEVYETLKTKCMSYAGIIFGLTSGILMFMFILLGGISYRYRWKLRYLYYMVKVKWHQRGNESGNIDERLYMYDAFVSYADDDQTFVHNILLYKLEKIGGIQLCLHKRNFLPGNDIATNITSAIHNSRKTIVIMSSKYLASYWCMFEYNMARMESIYERNCENILFLIFYKQISACDLPLQILELVHCQSYIEYPNDEYGDVVFWEQLTRAVKS; encoded by the coding sequence ATGAGCACAATACTGAAGACTTCTCACATTTGGTATCTAAATAAAACATCACTGGTTAGATTCGAAGCCGCAGGAAACCGTATTCAGAGGATAGAATCTGGTGCGTTAGAATATTTTCCAGATTCCTTCGAAAGTGGCAATTTTAGGGACAATGTTTTTTCTATTGGGGAATATCTGTTTGATTTAATGAGTATTTGTATCACATTCCTAGATGTTTCTGAATCGTTTTCCTCACACAATGTTTTTACGTCCTACACAGAGGAATGTATTGACCCAGAAGATACTGTGACAGTGAAGTCCGAAAACAACTTGATTGACAAAGTGTCTTTTTACGTGAAAACAAAATCTAAGGATTCGGATTTCATTATTCCGGTTCCaaacaaactgaaaacatttttaatttcatcaagtacactgaaatatgaaatatcaaaAATCAGTTTTACTGAAAATGAATTAAACAGTCTTAGTTTTAGTAACAACGTCTTGTATACCTGGACAGGACCAGTAACCAATGTGAAAAACCTGACCTTTTTAGATTTATCATCTAACTATTGTTCCAATGTTTCAAAATCATTTTTCAGTAaagattttataaatttgaaatacttACAACTGCAAAACAATCTTCTAGGACAAGTGATGCTAACAGATAGTGACGGAGAGATATTTCAGAATCTGCATAACGTCAGTACAGTCaatctttcaaataataaaataacgaATATACCAATTCTGTTTTTTAAAAAACAACACAATTTAGAAAATTTAGATCTTAGTGAAAACATGATCGATgaaattaactttaaaatttctcATATGAAAAAGCTGATGGTTTTGAATCTACGAAATAATAGAATATCTAAACTGAGTAAGTTTACAATGGACGCGTTGGACTCGGTTGCCACGACAAACACGAATTTAACTATTGATCTTGGTGGCAATAATCTTGTATGCAATTGTGATTCCATGTCTTTCATTCATTGGATGATCGACACTCCTACACGTCTTTATCGTAGGAAGAAATATAAATGCAAACTTTCAAATGATACAACAATTTTCCTTCGCAATCCAAAAGAAGTTTATGAAACCCTAAAAACGAAATGTATGTCCTATGCAGGTATAATCTTCGGATTAACTTCAGGAATATTGATGTTTATGTTTATTCTTCTTGGCGGAATCAGCTACAGGTACAGGTGGAAACTACGATATCTATACTACATGGTCAAGGTCAAATGGCATCAACGCGGTAATGAGTCAGGCAACATCGATGAAAGACTATATATGTATGATGCTTTCGTTTCATATGCCGACGACGATCAAACATTTGTCCACAATATACTTCTCTATAAACTAGAGAAAATTGGAGGAATTCAGTTGTGCTTGCACAAGCGGAATTTTTTACCCGGAAATGACATCGCCACCAATATCACTTCTGCAATTCACAATAGCcgaaaaacaattgtcataatGTCGTCGAAATATTTAGCTTCTTACTGGTGTATGTTCGAATATAATATGGCTAGAATGGAGAGCATATATGAGCGCAATTGTGAAAACATCCTTTTCCTGATATTTTACAAGCAAATTTCAGCTTGCGATCTTCCACTTCAAATACTCGAACTGGTTCACTGTCAATCTTACATTGAGTATCCGAATGATGAGTATGGTGATGTTGTCTTTTGGGAACAGCTCACAAGGGCAGTTAAATCCTAA
- the LOC139483389 gene encoding toll-like receptor 4: protein MFFRNQQNLKRLDLSENLIEDINFQVSHMKKLMFVNVKNNKIFKLGQFAMKEFDLVAKSNANFTVDLGGNNLVCNCDSLSFVKWMVTTPTHLYRRNTYECKMSNDTIILHNPTEIFKTLQKECMSYEGIIIGITTGILIFISILFGGISYRFRWKLRYLYYIVKVKWHQTDNESDNKDQRMYMYDVFVSYADEDQTFVHNTLLHKLEKDGGIQLCLHKRNFLPGNDIATNITSAIHNSRKTMVIMSPYYLASYWCMFEYNMARMEGIYERDCENILFLVLYKQISTCDLPLQILELVHCQSYIEYPNDEYGDVVFWEQLKRTIQSC from the coding sequence ATGTTTTTTAGAAATCAACAGAATTTAAAAAGATTAGACCTGAGTGAAAACCTGATCGAAGATATCAACTTTCAAGTTTCGCATATGAAAAAGCTTATGTTTGTTAATGTTAAGAATAATAAGATATTTAAACTGGGTCAATTTGCCATGAAAGAGTTTGACTTAGTCGCCAAAAGTAATGCAAATTTCACCGTTGATCTTGGTGGCAATAATCTTGTATGTAACTGCGATTCATTATCTTTCGTCAAATGGATGGTAACCACACCTACACATCTTTATCGACGAAACACATATGAATGTAAAATGTCAAATGATACAATCATTCTTCACAACCCTacagaaatatttaaaacgcttCAAAAGGAATGTATGTCATATGAAGGGATAATAATTGGAATTACGACAGGAATATTGATTTTCATTTCTATTCTTTTTGGTGGAATCAGCTACAGATTTAGATGGAAACTACGTTATTTATACTACATAGTCAAGGTCAAATGGCATCAAACTGATAATGAATCGGACAATAAAGATCAGAGAATGTATATGTATGATGTTTTCGTTTCATATGCTGACGAAGATCAAACATTTGTCCATAATACACTTCTTCATAAATTAGAGAAAGATGGTGGAATTCAGTTATGTTTGCACAAGCGGAACTTCTTACCTGGGAATGATATCGCCACAAATATCACATCCGCAATTCACAATAGCCGTAAAACAATGGTCATAATGTCTCCATATTATTTAGCTTCATACTGGTGTATGTTTGAATATAATATGGCTAGGATGGAGGGTATATATGAGCGCGATTGTGAAAACATCCTTTTTCTAGTACTTTACAAGCAAATTTCTACTTGCGATCTGCCACTTCAAATACTCGAACTGGTTCACTGTCAATCTTACATTGAGTACCCAAATGATGAGTACGGAGATGTTGTCTTTTGGGAACAGCTTAAAAGGACTATTCAATCCTGCTAA